The Vibrio tasmaniensis genomic sequence TTGACAATTGAGTCTGGTGACAAGCTAGCAATTGGTATTCCTGCACACCGTTGTCACTTGTTCCATAGCGATGGTAGAGCATGTCGTCGTTTGTACAAAGAGTACGGCACCGACTAATCGGTTCGTCTTTTTAGGATATAACTTGCCCATATCGAATCCCTCTTACCAAGTAAGGGGGATTTTTTGTTTAAAGGCGCCAACTACTTTCGCTTTGATTGTTTAATTTTGCGCACCGCTCAGTTAGCTTTTTCGAGCGGCAATAAAAAAGGCCTAGCAACGGCTAGACCTTGATTTGTGTAGTCAGGCTAAGCCCAACTGTTCATTCCACTCTATCTTAGACAAAATGAAATTGCCTTAAGCTTGGAACTTAGTGAATTGGCGTATCACTTGTTTTATTGAACTGGCCAAAATGCTGTTCTAACACTTCAGGTGTCAGTTTGCCTTCCGCTTCTAGTCGCTTAAATTCAGCAACGATCGCTTTTTGCTCTTCAAGTGATGGAAGTTTCACTTCAGGCTCATCGCCCATCTCTTGAGTCATCTGCTCTAGTTCTTTTTCAAAATCGCTCATGATACTTACCTAAATATTAAACCTAACGAGATTTTACTCATTTACGCTCTATGATGCTAGGGCGATTAGGTGCAAAGCCCGAAACCAGATCAAGTGAACGTCAGCTTAAATGCAAAGCTGCGGTCTCAATGAAGACGTTCAACGTAAAAAGCGATACCAAACGTAACAGGCAGCATCAGACGTAAAGCCATACCAAACGTAAATGCCAGATCGACCGTAAATCTACATCAATCGTAAAAGCCGTATCAAACGAACAAACATATCAGACGTAAAAAAACCGGATTCACGTGAAATGAATCCGGCTCCAATTATAGTTCTGTAAGTTTATTGGCTATTAAAGCTTAAACGAACCAACCATCTTATCTAGGCGAGAAGAAAGCTGTTGAAGTTCTTGGCTCGCTTCAGCTAGCTGCTCAGCGGTTCCAGTCGTCACTTCGTTAATCGCGTTGATTTCTTCAATATTCTGGTTGATGGTGTGAACTACGGTTGATTGCTCTTCCGTTGCCGTTGCCACTTGAGTGTTACGGTCAGTGATATCAACGATACGGTCTGAAATACCACCCAGTACATCCACCGCTTCATCCGACGCCGATACGCCTTCAAGTGTAATCACTTTACCCGCACTCATAGCCGTTACGGCATCTTTAGCATCACTTTGCAGTTGGTTGATCATCTTCTGAATCTCTTCCGTAGAATCTGCGGTACGGCTTGCTAGGTTACGAACCTCATCGGCTACAACGGCAAAACCACGACCTTGTTCACCCGCACGTGCAGCTTCAATAGCCGCGTTCAGAGCTAGGAGGTTGGTTTGTTCAGAGATGTCACGAATTACACCCAAAATAGAACCAATGTCTTGAGTCGTTGAAGCTAACTGCTCTACCACTTGACCTGTACTTTCGATGTCTTGTGCTAAGCGGCTGATCGCGTCTTTTGCTTTATTAACCACAGTGCGGCCGACTTCAGTATTACCTGAAGCCTGCGTTGCCGTTTCCGCTGCGGTTGCCGCATTCGATGCAATCTCACTGATTGTCATACCCATTTCGTTAATAGCAGCGACTACTTGAAGAGTTTGATCTCGTTGCTCTTGGCTATTGTCGTGGGTGATGTGTGCCTTATTAGAAACACTCTCAGCAGCGACTTGAAGCGCTTGGCTTGTAGAGAACACCTCTTTCATCGACTCGTGAATCTTTTCGATGAATCCATTAAAGCCCTTTGAAAGCTGTGCAATTTCATCGTTGCCTTTCACTTCGATACGCTGAGCGAGATCGCCGTCACCTTCGCCAAGGTCACCGAATCGCTTAGCCAAAAGTTTAATCGGCTGAGTAATACTGTTTGCTAGCACTACGCCCATCAGAATAAAGATTAGCGCCACAACAGCGGTCATGAACAGCATCTGTTTAGCCGTTGCGTCAAGCTCAGCAAAAACTTCGCTCGTCGGAACTTCACCAACAACGAACCAATCCATTGACGGCACATACAAACTCGCGACAAACAGCTCTTGTCCCTTATGCTCCGTTGTAATCAGGTTAAATCCTGACTTGTTTAACAACTGGCTAGATTGAGGACCGTAAAGTTGTTGAAGTGATGAATCACCGAGCGAACGCTCGCGATGAATTTGGACATCACCTTGGCTATTCGTCAAGAAGACAAAACCGGTATCTTCAATCTTAAAACTATTTAGTAGGCTTACCATGTCACCCATCGATTTCGATAAGCCAGACATCGCCAAACCAGAAGGCTGTTGGTAGTTAGCGAACATTTTCACTTCGCCAGTCGCTTCTTGGAACATACTGACCATTGTCTTCTGGCCAGATTGCGTAAAGCCAAAGAACCAACCATCTTGCTGTTGATTGAGTTGACGTAAGAAGCCATTTTGGTTCCAGTAGTAAGCCGTTTGACGGTTCGCGACTGAAGCATCATTTAGCTGGTATTGGTTACGAACATTGTTCAGCTGTTTTACCAACTTGTCCTCTAACACAGCATCGCGATCAGTCGATTCGATAGCGTCTGAAATGAATTCATTCGAAGCAATTTGTTCTGCAGCTAACAATAGCTGAGAGACTTCACGGTCAATCTCACCATTGATTCGCTCTAACATTCCAGGAAGCTCAATATCGATTAATCGATGACTCAAAACATCTCTTGCTTGCTTTTGTGCCATCGCACCAACAATCATCGTTGATGCAAGAACCGCGAAGGTAATTCCGAGTACCACTTTTTGCTTAATACTCAGAGAGTTAGTTTTCAACATATTTGGACCTTTAAAAAGAATCGCTCGTTATTTATTTATCCTGAACAGGATTTTTTGGGTGCACTTCAACCAGTAATGCACTCTCTCAGCTATGTATCGGCCAAGCCTCGTCAAACTAGAGTGGAATCTCGCAAAAATTTGCAACATGGTGAAACGACGAAACCCTTTATTCTTAAGCGGAAACAATTAGCAAGGTTAATGCACCGAGAGTTAACTATTCGTTTTAGTTATCTGAGTAATTAAGTTTCACTAACAACGCATAACGGCAGAGCCTTGAAGCTTTGATATATAAAAAGCGATTGGTATGGTACAAACTACTGCTTGATGTTTTTTCTCGTTAACCTCTTGTAAATAATTCCAATTTTGAAAAAATAAATTCCGCAAACGTACTGGAACTTTTTCCTAGTAATCAGTGACCAATACTCAAAATAAAAATCAAATGGATACCCAGAGAGTCCAAAATGCACAAAACAAATTTCGAAGTCCTTCAAAACTATCTAGAGTCTCAAATCATTGGTCAAAAAGAGCTCGTTAAGCAGCTGATGATCGCCCTTTTGGCCGATGGTCACATCCTCGTTGAAGGGCCTCCCGGGCTAGCAAAAACTCGCGCAGTAAAATCATTGGCTGACTGTGTCGAGGGAGACTTCCACCGTATTCAATTCACGCCAGATTTGTTACCCGCTGATTTAACGGGTACCGATATATTTCGCCCAGAAACGGGAGAGTTCACCTTCCAGTCTGGCCCGATTTTTAACTCGTTAATTCTCGCGGATGAGATCAACCGTGCTCCTGCGAAAGTGCAAGCCGCTATGTTAGAAGCGATGGCTGAGAAGCAAGTGACCGCTGGTCGTAAGACCTATGCTCTGCCCGATTTGTTTTTGGTAATGGCAACGCAAAACCCGATTGAACAGGAAGGTACTTACCCGCTACCAGAAGCTCAATTAGACCGTTTCTTGCTGCATTTAGAAGTGGCTTATCCAGACATGGAAAGTGAGCTCGAGATTCTGCGACTCAACCGCGGTGAAGCTCAAGGCAACGAATCAACTCAGCCACAAGAGCTATCTCAGCAAACGATCTTTGAAGCGCGCCAAGAAGTGCTCAACATTCACATGGCAGACACCATCGAGCAGTACATTATTCGACTGGTTATGGCGACTCGCCAACCTAAGCAATACAGCGACCAACTTGATCAATGGTTAGATATGGGGGTCAGCCCACGAGCGACTATTGCTTTAGACCGCTGCGCCCGCGCACATGCTTGGTTAGCTGGTCGAGACTATGTTACTCCACAAGATGTTCAAGCGATGGCATTCCCTGTGTTACGCCACCGTCTACTGCGCAGCTACCACGCACAAGCTGAAGGGGTCACTGCAAACCAAGTGATCGCACACCTTATCTCGTTGGTTGGTAGCGCCTAGGTGACTCGCGCATGAATAATCAATTACCCAACCATAGTGACGGCGTCACGTTAAACCTGGACGAACTGCTGCAATACAAAGCGCAGTCTGTTCGCTGGTTGCCTCCAGCCAAGAGCCTGTGGTCGCAACTTAACGGTCAACATGAGAGCAATCGTAAAGGTCGCGGTATGAATTTCTCTGAGGTTCGTCAATATCAGGCGGGCGACGATATCCGCAGCATTGATTGGCGCGTAACCGCGAGAACAGGCAAGGCACATACCAAGCTGTTTTCTGAAGAAAGAGAACAGCCTGTGATTTTGTTCTTAGATCTGTCGAGCAGTATGATTTTCGGCTCAACCTTGTTACTTAAATCGGTTCAACTCGCGCACTTTGCCAGCCAACTGTGCTGGCTAACCGTCGCTCAAAAAGACCGGATTGGTGCTGTGATTGATACTGGCCAAGAGATCGTTGAAATTAAGCCCAGTGCGAGTATTCACGTGCCATTACGCATTCTTCAGAAAGTCATAGAAATCAATAATGCAGCGCTCACTCGCCAAGACAATAATAGCAAAGCTTTCAATAGCACCACCTTCGACAAAGGGCTCAAATCTCTTCAGCACCTTTGCCCAAAAGGCAGCGATATTATTATCCTCAGTGACTTTGTGCGTTACCAAGAAAGTGACTACTCACTTGTCAGCCAACTTCGCAGGCACAACCGAGTACGCTTGGTGCATTTCTACGATCCGCTAGAGCAAGGTGAAACCGCCTACAAGGGATCTAAACAAGTGACGGATGGCAGTAAAACTCAATGGTTTAACTTCTCCTCGAATAAAGAAAAGGAAAAACTTAACCATGCGTTTTCATTAAAGAAGAAGCAGTTGCAGAAACTTGGTTTATCTCTCGCGATACCTTATAGCTCTCTGTCGAGTGCGCAGCCATTGATGAGCCAGATATCAGGAGCTCAGTCATGAATCAGCCCTTAGATTTAAGCCCTGTCATTGCACCAGACGCACCGACTTGGTGGCCTTTAGCGTGGGGTTGGTGGGCATTGATTATCACGGCCACCGCTCTGATCGCCTTGGTGTTTTTCATGGTAAAACGCAGACAAATCAATCAACAGGCGAAGCAAGAAGCCCTTGCTCGCTTGCATAACAGCCAGTCTTCAAATGCCTTGTCTCCGAGCACTGCTCAAGACATCGTTCGTCAAGCAGCGCTGAGTTATTTCCCACGCGAAAAGGTCGCAGGCTTAGCGGGTGATGATTGGTTGAAGTTCTTAGATGCGCAATTAAAAAATCCATTGTTTGTAGAAAAACAAGCCCAATGGCAACAGTCGCTTTATCAAGATACAGCCTTAATGGGCAACGAACAGAAAAAGGCACAACAGCAATTGGTTAATGACTGCGAAACTTGGCTTCGTAAAGCCCTTCCTCCAAAGCGAGGTCGTTATGAGTGATCTTTTAAGCTTTGGTTTTCTAAGCACTATGTTTCTAAGCAAGAGCTTACTAAACATCGAGTTTGTTTGGTGGTGGATGTTTTTCCTAGCGCCATTACCACTCCTTGTTTACTTGTTCTCACCAAAGTCAGAATCAAGCAGTGCTCTAAGGCTTCCATTTTTGCCCAAAGACAGCCATACCAAAACACCGAGCAGTCGCTTACCAAAGACGTTGTCAGTGATTATTTGGCTTCTGCTAGTAACGGCAAGCGCGCGTCCAGTTTGGTATGGCGAACCTGTTGAGTTTCAGCCGAAGCATCGTGATTTGATGCTGGTTGTCGACCTATCCTACTCTATGAGCCAAGAAGACATGCAGTTCAATGGCGAATATATCGACCGCTTGTCGGCTGTGAAACGAGTATTGAGTGACTTTATTGAGCGCCGTAAAGGCGACCGAGTTGGGCTTGTGCTATTTGCCGATCACGCCTACTTGCAGACGCCGCTTACGCTAGACAGAAGTACGCTTTCACAACAGCTCAATCAAGCGGTGTTAAAGCTGATTGGTACTCAAACTGCGATTGGTGATGGTATTGGCCTCGCTACCAAAACCTTTGTCGACAGCAACGCTCCTCAACGAGTGATGATCCTGCTTAGTGATGGCAGTAATACCGCAGGGGTATTAGATCCATTAGAAGCCGCAGATATTGCCAAGAAATACGACGCGACGATTTACACCATCGGTGTCGGTGCCGGCGAGATGATGGTCAAAGAGTTATTCATGACTCGTAAGGTCAATACCGCTCAAGACTTGGATGAACGTACGCTAATGGAAATCGCTAAACGCACTGGCGGTCAATACTTCCGTGCGCGTGACAGCAAAGAGTTGGCAATGATTTACGACACCATCAATCAGTTAGAGCCTGTGACGAACGCCACTAAGATCTGGCGACCACAACAAGAATGGTTTGTCTGGCCACTGTCTGCGGCAATGTTCTTCGCATTTATGCTGTTAGCCATTAGGAGAAACAATGTCTAACTTTACTTTTATCTACCCATATTGGTTCTTGGCGCTTGCCGTGCTGCCCGCTATTTGGTGGCTTAGCAAAAGACAATCGAAGCAAGGGTTATTGGCGTCACACATCGCCCGTTATTTGGCACCTGAATCGAGCAAGCCAACGAAAAACCGCAGCACTTATTTCGGTGTTTGGTGGTTGGCCGGTGTTATTGCGTTAGCCGGACCAAGCTTTCAAAACAATGAACAGCCGAGCTTTGAAAAAACGCAGGCGCGAGTTGTGGTCATGGATATGTCGATGTCTATGTATGCCACTGACATTAAACCAAACCGTTTAACACAGGCGCGATACAAGGCTCTGGATCTGCTCTCATTATGGCAAGAAGGGTTGACTGGTATGGTGGCCTACGCAGGTGATGCTTACACCATCAGTCCGTTAACGTCTGACATCAACACCATCAGGAACCTCGTCCCTAATCTCTCTCCGGATATCATGCCCTTCCAAGGCGGCAATGCAGCATCGGCAGTTAAGCTTGCGATTGAGATGATGACTCGCGCTCATATCTACCAAGGCGACCTAGTGCTCATTGCTGATGATATTGATGCTCAAGAGAAAAAAGATATCGATTCGCTACTCTCTGGCAGCAATTGGACGTTATCAGTCTTGGCTGTAGGCACAGAAAGTGGCGCACCAATCTCTTTGCCAACAGGCTCAATGCTTCAAACTGACTCAGGGCAAACCGTGGTTGCGAAAACCAACATAAGCAATATGCGCGACCTGACTCGTCGCTCTGGTGGCACATTCACCGAGGTGCAATTTAATAACTCAGACGTTGAGCACATCGCGAGTTATCTCGACCGAGTTGCGACAACATCAGAAGTGACTAAAACCCATAACTCACTCAACGCCAGAGTCAACAACGGTTTCTGGTTATTGCCGTTTCTGCTACTTCCTGCACTTGGCCTGTTTCGAAAAGGGGTCATTTGGTGTGGCTTAGCTGTGCTTGTATCGTTCAGCCAGCCGAATACTGCGTTTGCGAATCCTTGGAAAACCGATGATCAAGTCGGTTATCAGTTTTATCAAGATGAGGACTTTCAACAAGCCGCAGAACAGTTCAAACAGCAAGAATGGAAAGGCATTGCGCAATACAAAGCCGGTGATTTCGAAGCGGCCGAACAGACGCTGAAACGCCTTTCTGGGGAAGACGCTCGCTACAACCTTGCTAACGCCCAAGCAAAGCAAGGCAAGTACGACCAAGCGATTGAAGAGTATCAACGTATTCTCGAAAGCAACCCTGAACATGCTTATGCGAAGAAGAACTTAGAGATTGTCGAACAAGCTCAGAAGCAACAGCAACAGCAACAGCAACAGCAACAGCAAAGCGATTCTGAATCCAAAGACCAGCAAGGTCAGCAAGGTCAGCAAGGTCAGCAAGGTCAGCAAGGTCAGCAAGGTCAGCAAGGTCAGCAAGGTCAGCAAGGTCAGCAAAATGATTCTTCGCAAGAGTCGTCGGATCAACAGCAAAGTTCGGCAGACAATGAAAACTCGCAGAACCAAGCTGACAGCCAATCTCAAAGCACAGACCAAGGGCAAGCTAAAGAGCAACCGGATGTAAACGCCAGTGAGGAAGAAAAAGAGCAAGCAGCACAGTCTAAGCAACCAAGTAAAGCCGAGCAGTCACAAGAACAGAAGCAAGATGAGTCGACACCTCAAAGTGCGAGCGCACAACAAGCTTCAAGTGAAAAAGGTGAAGACGATGCTCAACAAGCTGTAACACAAACCTCAGATAAGCCGCTATCGAGTGATCCGGATATGCGAAAGCTTGAGCAAGTAGAAAGCGCCCGTGATCCGAGCCAACTGCTTAAAGCACAAATGATTCTACAAGCACGCCAAAAAAGTGCTCCTAACAACCAAAACAAAAAGTGGTAACCATGCGATCTTTAAACAAGCCATTTTTCTCAATACTCCTGACTTTGTTGTTGGGCGCCTTCTCGTCCTTCTCTGCATTGGCAGCAACTGCCGTTGCGAGCGTTTCACAAAACAGTGTCACTAAAGATGAAGTGTTCCTACTTAGAGTCGCAACCGATGAAAAGGTCTCTTCGGATGCTCTAGATCTAACGGCTCTCCAGCAGGATTTCTATGTTGGTAGACCAAACTTTGGCTCATCGATGCGAATCGTCAATGGCAGTCGCACCGTATCTAGCGAATGGAATATCACCCTTGCCCCACTTCGATTAGGCCGATTAGAAATACCTAGCTTTGATATTGAAGGTGCCAAAACCCAACCTATCACCATCAACGTTTCGATTAATAAAGCCGCTCCAAAGCAGAGTGATATGGCGGAGTTCCAATTAAATCTCAGCAAAAACATCTTATATCCACAAGAAGTCGCCGAGCTTGATGTAAAGCTCATCATCAAAGCAGATCCAAGAAGATTACAAGATCCCCAAATTTCTCTACCAAACTCATCAAATTTGGACGTGGAACCCATCGGTGAGTCGAAACAGTTTCAAGACGTTATCAACGGAAAAGAAGTGACGGTTGTTCAGCAGTCCTTTCGCATCTCATCGCAAAAAGCAGGGCAATTTGAACTGCTTGGCCCTAAGTTAACAGGGGCTGTTGTTTACTCAACCAACAACTCAAGCAAAACTCGCCTTTTCCAGCTCGATACGCCTGTTGAAAGCTTGAATGTCACCGTCAATCCTGTACCAAAAGGCTATCAAGGTGAGTGGTTACCAACCTCTGACTTCAAGCTGCTACAGAAATGGTCAGACAGCCAAGGCAATGAGCTAACTGACAGCAATGGTCTCGATAACAATAAGCAGAGCTTTGAATTGGAAGCGGGCGATTCTCTAACTCGCACCATCACAATGACGGCGAGTAATTTAACACAACACCAACTGCCGAAACTGAACATCACCTACCCTAAATCGATACGTGTTTATGAAGAGAAACCGCAATTTGGCACAACCCAGTCTGGTGATTCTGTGGTGGTTTATAAGCAAGTCTTGATTCCGAAAGAGGCTGGAAATATCTCGCTTCCTGATGTGTCTCAGACTTGGTTCAGCACCGATACTCAATCGGAAAAAACCACTAAAGCACTTGGCTTAGAATTGTCGGTACAAGCTAGCGACCGCGCGACTTCTAGCCCCACCCCAACTACAGCACCAGCCCCGCAAGTCAGCCCGACAGTTGTGACTGTTGATAGCCCGGGGTTCTGGCCTTATCTCACTGCTCTGTTCGCAGCCTTGTGGGTGATTAGCTCAGTGATGGCTTTCTACTTCTGGTCACGCCGCGGTGCAGCAGTAAAACCAAAACGCCCAGTTCCACATCAATCAGATACGGCAGACGCTCTTATTGAGGCGCTGAAAGCGAAAGATGGTGTAATAACCAGAACCCTGCTTGAGCAATGGAAAACAGAAAATCCAGACTTAAGTGATGAAACATTAGAGGCAATTGAAGTCGAGCTAACGAAGCTCAATCAGAGTCTCTATGGTGAAACCAATTCAGCAAGCCAAGTATGGGATCCTAAAGTGGCAATCAATACGATTAAGAAACCAAAGCGTATCTCTAGTAAAACGAATAAAAGCACACTAGAGAAACTCTAATTACATCAATCGTAGTAAATAACAGACCGAAGCCGTGGCAATCATCTTTGATTACCACGGCTTCGTTTTTGAGAAGGTAAGAGTAGCGAGAAAGCCAAATCGGAGCGATTTAATAAGAAGTTTAAGTAAAAATCTAAGAACTAAGAAAGCGTAGTCGCAATCTTTCTCCGCTTCAAAGCAGAGACAATCGTATTTCGTCCCGAATCTTTCGCCTTATACAAAGCCTTATCAGCCTTGCTATACAACAAATCAAAATCGAACTGACGCTGATCCGCAGTTATCGATGCATAACCTACAGACGCGGTTAAATATGGGCTAGTACTGCTTTCACAATGTTGAATTTTTGCATCTTCAATACTTTGTCGAATCGATTCTGCACGCTGCTTTGTATCAGTGTGATTGGTGTCGATCATCAACAACATAAACTCCTCACCGCCGATACGGCAGAAGGTTTCTTGATCACCGTAAACATGAGTGCTCAGTATCTTGCCAATGGCACGTAAAGCGACATCCCCCTCAGTATGGCCATAGACACTGTTGTACAAACCAAAATGGTCAAGGTCGACAAGAATTAACCCAAAGGTGACCTCATTCTGCGTAGCAAATACACCTTGCTCCTCACAATTCAAATCATCTAAAACTTGTGACAGCATACGGCGATTACCAAGACGAGTCAGCGGATCAAGTTTAGAGATCACATCTAGCTGTTCATTCGCACTTTCCAGCTCTTGAGTTCGCTTGCTTACCTCTTGCTCTAGGGTTTCATTGAGCTTTTTGATCTCCTCTTGCGCCATGGTTCTTTGCAAGACTTCAGCAAGGCTAGAGGCGAAGATACGTATCACTTCACGCAGTTGTGAAGTTAAAGGGCTTCGTGTTAGCAAATTGTCCGCAGCGATAAACGCAATCGGCTCACCCGTATTGGTGGTGATCATCGTCATTGCCGTCCAACCAACCCCGACAATATTGTAATCATGATAAATAGGGACTGATTCTTCAAAAGCGACTTGGTTAGGGTAAGTGCGAGCTGAAGACACAATGTCGCGTTCTACCAGTTCGGAGCGATAATAAGACTCATCGACAATATCGCCTTTTATATTGGTACCCCAAGTACCTTGCATGTAACTGCAATTTTTATCGGTTAGGAAAACGGCTAACCGATCAATGCCTAAATGCTGAATAGCAAAACTGACGGCGGACTTACACACAGCACTG encodes the following:
- a CDS encoding restriction endonuclease subunit S domain-containing protein, with protein sequence MSDFEKELEQMTQEMGDEPEVKLPSLEEQKAIVAEFKRLEAEGKLTPEVLEQHFGQFNKTSDTPIH
- a CDS encoding methyl-accepting chemotaxis protein, with protein sequence MLKTNSLSIKQKVVLGITFAVLASTMIVGAMAQKQARDVLSHRLIDIELPGMLERINGEIDREVSQLLLAAEQIASNEFISDAIESTDRDAVLEDKLVKQLNNVRNQYQLNDASVANRQTAYYWNQNGFLRQLNQQQDGWFFGFTQSGQKTMVSMFQEATGEVKMFANYQQPSGLAMSGLSKSMGDMVSLLNSFKIEDTGFVFLTNSQGDVQIHRERSLGDSSLQQLYGPQSSQLLNKSGFNLITTEHKGQELFVASLYVPSMDWFVVGEVPTSEVFAELDATAKQMLFMTAVVALIFILMGVVLANSITQPIKLLAKRFGDLGEGDGDLAQRIEVKGNDEIAQLSKGFNGFIEKIHESMKEVFSTSQALQVAAESVSNKAHITHDNSQEQRDQTLQVVAAINEMGMTISEIASNAATAAETATQASGNTEVGRTVVNKAKDAISRLAQDIESTGQVVEQLASTTQDIGSILGVIRDISEQTNLLALNAAIEAARAGEQGRGFAVVADEVRNLASRTADSTEEIQKMINQLQSDAKDAVTAMSAGKVITLEGVSASDEAVDVLGGISDRIVDITDRNTQVATATEEQSTVVHTINQNIEEINAINEVTTGTAEQLAEASQELQQLSSRLDKMVGSFKL
- a CDS encoding AAA family ATPase; translated protein: MHKTNFEVLQNYLESQIIGQKELVKQLMIALLADGHILVEGPPGLAKTRAVKSLADCVEGDFHRIQFTPDLLPADLTGTDIFRPETGEFTFQSGPIFNSLILADEINRAPAKVQAAMLEAMAEKQVTAGRKTYALPDLFLVMATQNPIEQEGTYPLPEAQLDRFLLHLEVAYPDMESELEILRLNRGEAQGNESTQPQELSQQTIFEARQEVLNIHMADTIEQYIIRLVMATRQPKQYSDQLDQWLDMGVSPRATIALDRCARAHAWLAGRDYVTPQDVQAMAFPVLRHRLLRSYHAQAEGVTANQVIAHLISLVGSA
- a CDS encoding DUF58 domain-containing protein, whose translation is MNNQLPNHSDGVTLNLDELLQYKAQSVRWLPPAKSLWSQLNGQHESNRKGRGMNFSEVRQYQAGDDIRSIDWRVTARTGKAHTKLFSEEREQPVILFLDLSSSMIFGSTLLLKSVQLAHFASQLCWLTVAQKDRIGAVIDTGQEIVEIKPSASIHVPLRILQKVIEINNAALTRQDNNSKAFNSTTFDKGLKSLQHLCPKGSDIIILSDFVRYQESDYSLVSQLRRHNRVRLVHFYDPLEQGETAYKGSKQVTDGSKTQWFNFSSNKEKEKLNHAFSLKKKQLQKLGLSLAIPYSSLSSAQPLMSQISGAQS
- a CDS encoding DUF4381 domain-containing protein gives rise to the protein MNQPLDLSPVIAPDAPTWWPLAWGWWALIITATALIALVFFMVKRRQINQQAKQEALARLHNSQSSNALSPSTAQDIVRQAALSYFPREKVAGLAGDDWLKFLDAQLKNPLFVEKQAQWQQSLYQDTALMGNEQKKAQQQLVNDCETWLRKALPPKRGRYE
- a CDS encoding vWA domain-containing protein, translating into MSDLLSFGFLSTMFLSKSLLNIEFVWWWMFFLAPLPLLVYLFSPKSESSSALRLPFLPKDSHTKTPSSRLPKTLSVIIWLLLVTASARPVWYGEPVEFQPKHRDLMLVVDLSYSMSQEDMQFNGEYIDRLSAVKRVLSDFIERRKGDRVGLVLFADHAYLQTPLTLDRSTLSQQLNQAVLKLIGTQTAIGDGIGLATKTFVDSNAPQRVMILLSDGSNTAGVLDPLEAADIAKKYDATIYTIGVGAGEMMVKELFMTRKVNTAQDLDERTLMEIAKRTGGQYFRARDSKELAMIYDTINQLEPVTNATKIWRPQQEWFVWPLSAAMFFAFMLLAIRRNNV
- a CDS encoding VWA domain-containing protein — protein: MSNFTFIYPYWFLALAVLPAIWWLSKRQSKQGLLASHIARYLAPESSKPTKNRSTYFGVWWLAGVIALAGPSFQNNEQPSFEKTQARVVVMDMSMSMYATDIKPNRLTQARYKALDLLSLWQEGLTGMVAYAGDAYTISPLTSDINTIRNLVPNLSPDIMPFQGGNAASAVKLAIEMMTRAHIYQGDLVLIADDIDAQEKKDIDSLLSGSNWTLSVLAVGTESGAPISLPTGSMLQTDSGQTVVAKTNISNMRDLTRRSGGTFTEVQFNNSDVEHIASYLDRVATTSEVTKTHNSLNARVNNGFWLLPFLLLPALGLFRKGVIWCGLAVLVSFSQPNTAFANPWKTDDQVGYQFYQDEDFQQAAEQFKQQEWKGIAQYKAGDFEAAEQTLKRLSGEDARYNLANAQAKQGKYDQAIEEYQRILESNPEHAYAKKNLEIVEQAQKQQQQQQQQQQQSDSESKDQQGQQGQQGQQGQQGQQGQQGQQGQQGQQNDSSQESSDQQQSSADNENSQNQADSQSQSTDQGQAKEQPDVNASEEEKEQAAQSKQPSKAEQSQEQKQDESTPQSASAQQASSEKGEDDAQQAVTQTSDKPLSSDPDMRKLEQVESARDPSQLLKAQMILQARQKSAPNNQNKKW
- a CDS encoding BatD family protein — translated: MRSLNKPFFSILLTLLLGAFSSFSALAATAVASVSQNSVTKDEVFLLRVATDEKVSSDALDLTALQQDFYVGRPNFGSSMRIVNGSRTVSSEWNITLAPLRLGRLEIPSFDIEGAKTQPITINVSINKAAPKQSDMAEFQLNLSKNILYPQEVAELDVKLIIKADPRRLQDPQISLPNSSNLDVEPIGESKQFQDVINGKEVTVVQQSFRISSQKAGQFELLGPKLTGAVVYSTNNSSKTRLFQLDTPVESLNVTVNPVPKGYQGEWLPTSDFKLLQKWSDSQGNELTDSNGLDNNKQSFELEAGDSLTRTITMTASNLTQHQLPKLNITYPKSIRVYEEKPQFGTTQSGDSVVVYKQVLIPKEAGNISLPDVSQTWFSTDTQSEKTTKALGLELSVQASDRATSSPTPTTAPAPQVSPTVVTVDSPGFWPYLTALFAALWVISSVMAFYFWSRRGAAVKPKRPVPHQSDTADALIEALKAKDGVITRTLLEQWKTENPDLSDETLEAIEVELTKLNQSLYGETNSASQVWDPKVAINTIKKPKRISSKTNKSTLEKL
- a CDS encoding sensor domain-containing diguanylate cyclase, giving the protein MHVKAFAKQISATRDHRLLAESLFDYLIKMLSPQGIGIFAEPIPESDSLPLFSYGELTSLDHYPSTFWPWVSQFDTADGVLPMSLNTCKWEHSKALGGESFIMMLDNAPACRTYLILQNCIAEKVNQTFDQGLDGLQLAAARWQCIRAEKNAAIEIKHRDTREAQYLDEIKLRELFVENMKLVHQVALELSNPESLDALYKASVEAVRDRLGFDRAIFMLLDMKKRCFSGTYGTDEQGKTNSEHHTQYDLHQLESEYIEALSDNHTNLVVIEHAPLYTEGKVVGQGWNGMLILREGDKPVGWIAMDNYIHRSPITSYQKQMLESFGSLLSQIYIRKRQELNIRMLHSSMVELSRCDSVSAVCKSAVSFAIQHLGIDRLAVFLTDKNCSYMQGTWGTNIKGDIVDESYYRSELVERDIVSSARTYPNQVAFEESVPIYHDYNIVGVGWTAMTMITTNTGEPIAFIAADNLLTRSPLTSQLREVIRIFASSLAEVLQRTMAQEEIKKLNETLEQEVSKRTQELESANEQLDVISKLDPLTRLGNRRMLSQVLDDLNCEEQGVFATQNEVTFGLILVDLDHFGLYNSVYGHTEGDVALRAIGKILSTHVYGDQETFCRIGGEEFMLLMIDTNHTDTKQRAESIRQSIEDAKIQHCESSTSPYLTASVGYASITADQRQFDFDLLYSKADKALYKAKDSGRNTIVSALKRRKIATTLS